The Musa acuminata AAA Group cultivar baxijiao chromosome BXJ3-6, Cavendish_Baxijiao_AAA, whole genome shotgun sequence region GCTTAACCGACCAGTTAGGTCACGACGGGAGAAGATGGAGGGATTCTCGAGAGGTGCGGCCTCCACACCTTCGGTTCGTGAGCAAAGCCGCGGTCTCGGCGTCTCAACCAGCAGTCCACCTGTCAAATTCCGTAGCCATTCTttaccaataataaaataacataagtgtgaaatctcgaaaaatattttttcagataAAAGTCTTTTtttacatattttcaaaaaaatatttttatacatcataattttaaaaatatctctcgtaagataattaaagcagtctCAAGACGTAAGAGTCGTTAAATCGATTTAATTCttcatatatataatttataccgtccatgtttttgaaatatccatccAAACACTGTAATCATACTCTAAAACACAGTAACTGAGGTAAAATTAACTAAAAATCTAATAGAAAATGATAAATCTCgaaaattatgattttgaataggtattcttttttaaaataaaaacaacAAAATATGAATAATTCTATATCagctaaaatatattttgaatatcCTTATAATATCTTtaatgctttcaccaaaatattataattaaggcaagtgaaataaaagaaaatagaacACAATTCTCATAAAAAtacaattttaaatatataccatTATTAGTTTGTGAATAAAAATAACCAAATATGAATATACTGTtaacataaaaaatcataatacattactgtataaaaaattttaatatcaaaaaataaattcaaataaCTATGGATCAAATAAATATATGATGCATATCTTCTCGATACTCTTTAGAAAGCTTTTATCTAATTTGTAAACGTAAAAAATTATAGCGATGTTGATCAACAAAGATAACTAATTCAAAAAAATAGAATATCTCTAATCTCTCAATTATTTACGAGACTAAAAAGAGACGAACGAAAatatataatctctcaataaAATCATGGCATCCACGTTCAATAATTAAGATgccctttctaagtgttaagtAATTAGGAGAATTATTACCATCAAAATCATCTTCtaaagaattttatttttattgatcaaCAATTGTAATTAGAATATAATCATATcaataatatatcttacataattaaataaaatcatataatctaacatatATCGATTATAGTATATTCGGTAGCATCTTCATCAAAATtattcaaaaatatcataatcAAGATAAATAGATCCAAACCTAATAGAAATCAAGTCatcgatataaaaaaaaaaattcatataaataTCATTATCGATTTaggaataagaaaataaataggaagtataatatttttgacAACTCTAATCAAAACAATGTAaatctatttaaaaaataaaatccacAGGGGTCCATAGGATAAAAAAatcgattcttttttttttgtgatgaggATATTCTAAGAATTACAAGAAAGAGATGATGGTAGGCTAAAAAAGGGATGAATTCATCCCTAGCACAAGACACATATAGTACACATCATCATGTAGATACGAAAACAACCATGCAATCTAATGGATGCAAAAGGAAAATTTTCATATACGAAAacaccaaaaaaacaaaaattcaatCTCAATGATCGCAGGTTTATGATAATTCATATAAATAATACAGAAAAAGATTCATTCCAATAATTGCAAGTTTATAATGAGAAGTTCAATAATAATATTGGATTTGCCACTGGCCAGCACTAGCAGCGGTCGCCTCCACAGTCGCCGTTGTTTGTGGAGGGCAGCAGGGCGCGGCAGTTCACCTCCCGCAGCCTCAGTAGAAGAAAGAGTAGGATGCCGCAACCGAAACCCAGCGCGGCGCTTGACCCCGTCAGGGAGACCGCGGCGCACACCAGCATCACGAACGACTCCTCCTTGCTCGCCATGTCCCTCGACGCCATAGCCAGCTCGATCCCCGAGAAGAGCAACAGCACCCCCAGGATTCCGATGGGGAATGCCCCCAGCAACCGCACGAAGGAGCTACCAAAGAGCAGCCCCAGGACTACCTTCCCGATCCCTAGGAACAGCACCGACGCCCCGCTGCGGCCGCCGAACCGGTACTGCCCCGCCAGCCCACCGGCGCCGTGGCAGACGGGCATGGCGCCGAACCAACAGCCCACCATGTTCATCAGCCCCACGCTCACCGACACGGCTGTGGCCGACACCTCGTGCCCCCGCGACGGGAACAGGTCGGAGGAGAGCTTGCATACGGCGATCACCGAATTGAGCACCGAAAGGGGGATCTGCGGGATCGCCGCCCGGACGAAGCCCACTTTCCAGTCATTCCAGGTGATCCGGACGAGCTGGATCCTGGAAGGGCCGAGCTTGAGGTCGCCGAAGATGGACGGGTCGCGGGCGAAGCATAGGACGACGCCCAGCACGAACACCAGCAGAGCCGTCGGGATACGCGAGGAGTATGGGACGCAGGAGCCGCGCTGATGGCGGCGGGGAGTCGAAGGATCTTGGAGGGGAGGATCATCGCCGGAGCCGGTGACGAGGACGATGAAGAGGAGGGCGGAGATGGCGACGACGAGGCCGTCTAGGCCGAGCCAGGGGCGGGGACCGACGGACTTGGCGGCGGCGAAGTCCTGGTCGTAACGGATGTACTTGATGGCGGAGAAAGCAAAGGAGAGGCCCTGTGAGAGCTGGACGCCGCGGACGACGGGGAGGGGAATGAAGCGGTAGAGCGCGGACATGAGGCCGGTGGCGCCAAGGAGGAAGAGGACAGCGGCGGTGGAGAGGCCGGCAGCCATGATCTGGGGGACGGAGAGGTGGGCGGAGGATTCGGAGATGGCGACGGCGGCGATGGACTTCATGGGCTGAACGGGCATGGGGACGCCGAAGAGGAGACCGGTGATGGCGTTGTAGAGGCCGGTGAAAATGAGGGTGGTGCCCAGGTCGAGGTGGTTGACGAGGGAGAGTGCGAGGACGATGGGTATATAGGTGCCGAGGTCGCCGACGGAGCCGCCCAGCTCCGCCCACACGGTGGTCTTGAGGCGGAAGCTGGCGGCCGGGGAGGGCAGCGTGACAGAGAAGCGGGGGCAGCACCACCCCCGGAATCCGGCGCGGGGGAGGAGGGGGTCGGTAGTAGCGTCACCCGCCATGGCCGTGGGAACGGACGAGGGAGAGGCaggaagaagaagagcaggggtGCCGACGCTTGGCGTGGTTGAAAGGTCAGATTACGTGCACCACCACCGCCATTGCTTATCCTTTGCGATTCCGGAGGGGGGGCAAGGGAAGCACAATTAGCCAGCGTAGGTTGCCCGTCCGTGGGCCACGAGTGCGCGGCCCAGAGAAGGATCCATTTACAGTTTACGATACCCAACCAGGTATATTGAATCTGGGCAAACGGGTCTCCGATGGAGGCAAAGCAACCTCGTGGGCTTTGGCCTTTGGGCTTCGCAGGACGGGCTGCTAGTTTAGTTGTAAtcactgaatatatatatatatatatatatatatattttttttttttccttttcccgaTTAAAAAGGATAGGGACGGTTGAGATCTTAGATGAGTTGCAGGGACGGTCAGGATCTTTATACTTCGTCCCATACGGTAACGTGAACAAGTCAGATACGTATCCAAATCAGAGTCACTCTCTTACGTACGGCCAAGCCTCTCCACTTGGTGTGTTCCACGCGCAACCCTTCTCGCTTAGGTCCAAGACAAGCGTTCTGCTAAGCTGTTTGCAGACGCCACGCCGACGACGATGTTTACCTTCTGCTGTACGCCTTAATTTTCGCTGTTTTTTCTAGCAGTCATCTTTCTTCGGTGCGGACTTTCTCCGCCAGGGAACGAAGACCGGTTACCATTTCATCGCCTTCTTCCATTGACCGTCCGATCATGATCTGATGGCCAGTGGGCGATCGAAGGTCATCGACTTGGGAAAGGTTACCCATGAGATCTCGTCTGGGGGAACAGAGATCGACTTTCGATACCCCGGCTTTGTGATCGGATGCCCACCGTGGACCCCTCCTTCGTCTCCAATCACGATCAGGGTAACTCAACGGGAGAGGTTAACGTCTTTCTCGGATTAAATAATATCTCACATGTGGGACCCAGATTATCCGAGGTGTCGACTAAGCTCGCACGCCATTGGGTGACTTTTACACGGCAAGCAAGAGAAGCCGTCCCGTTCGGAGGAGCGAGGCCACGTGCCGTCTGCCAAGATCCACCGTCGGTGTCCTCGGCCACCACCTACCGTGGTCTGACCGTCGACCTCCCCAGTCCTCAGTCCCCAATCCCTATTTAACCATCGAAGTAGACCTCGCAAAGCCATCGAATCCAGCCATAAACACACGCGCAACACGCGCAGGTCCTCCTTGCAAACAGGAACCGATCGAAGGAACGATGGCCATCTCAGTGCATTCCTGCCtcagacctcctcctcctcctcccaagcTCACAACTCTCCACGAGACCAGTAGCAGTAGCACTGTTGCTCCAGGGTAAGTAACTGAGATGATTTCTAGGTCATTCATACGTGCTTGGATCGATCGGTCCTTGATGTCAACGAGAAGACCATGCGTGCGTGCAGGTCGGAGAGGAAGGAGGTCAGCTGGCGAAGCCGGTGTGTCGCGACGGCGGCATGCGTCATAATCGGATCCACCGTGGGGCTCGGAGGAGGCGACGGAAATGTGCTGGCCGGAGAGCTGAGAGCCGTGGAGGGATCACAAGTGAGGATGGCGATGCGATGGAGCGACAAGAGGAGGTGCCCACCCTGGCACGCGAATTCTTTGGAGAACATAATGCCGGAGAACCTTCCCCGGCCTTACGGTGGCCGGAGATCCGATGGACATGTAGCATATGGGCATCACACGGCTGCTCCTGTGATCGGATCATTCATCCATTACAGAAGCAGTTGCTTCTCTCTGTAGCGTGCACACatatttttttttcgttttgttTCTGACTGAATTCCTCCTCTGAACGAATGCCTAACAGCGACTGACCggagaagaaagagaaaataataataataataataatatagaaaGATATAACTTAGCATCTATCCTCTTTTTTCATATCGAAGAATATATCGAATGATCattaatcaataatatttttttttcattacaaaaatataaaataaagagCAAAGAAAGGGGTATCAGATTTAAGGTCGTCTACAACAAAAGTCCATATCCATGTGGGGTCAAAAGATACCAAAATATCCAACATGTCTGCATGCGGTACACTGGGGTTTATTGTACTACATGTAGTACAAACGGagacttcctttttcttttctgcaAACTAAATATGCAATTCCCCCTTTTTTCCATCTTCCAAGAGTAGGATGGCATCCAACACAAATCCAATCTAATTTCACGGCGGACAGATCCTTCACTGGATTTGGATCTGTGTCTATTATTTTACTGGATTCGGGGGTTCGGGTTCCGTATCTAAAATGAAACGTGTATTAGTATTATGTATGGACGTACATATTTTATGTAAATAAACATAATAATGAAGTTTGGTTTGTCTTCGATACCTTAGTCAGATTCAGCTCGGCAAATGGATTCAACCTGATCTCAGAACTCGTGCGTTTGATCGGCTTAGATCGGACTGGGTTTGCAGATCATAGTCATGTAGCCAAAATAAGTGAGGTTAGAAGTCTATGTttgaagaaaatatattttttgggctaattatatattattctttctAGTTACATTTCTTTAACATcctaatctttatatttaaataatttatattaaatatattaaaaataaaacatctaGTTCCATTTACTTTAATATCATTGGCTTTACCgatagaaacataaaaatgatagaaaaaagataattttaatgttccaATTATATTTTTGGTAGTGATGGAGAGTGATGCCACTCGAGTCGAGTGAATGTTGGGAATGAGAAAGGAGAGTGATAACAAAAGATGAGACGACGATGTAGATGTCGACGATTACAACTGCATCGACATAAATACATATGTTAAGCGGCATCGATGCAGATACAAAGCATCGACATCTAACTCATCACCTCACTTTTCACAATCgctttttctttttatctatAACTGCCATTCATGAGCCCTAATAGTATCGTCATTCATCGTCACCGAAAACATAACCgagatgttaaaattatctttttactcatTATTTTCGTGCTTCTATTGGTAAAATCGATAGCGCTAGGTAAAATGaagctaaatatttcactttcgtaactatatatattttaatataaaaattttaaatatataaatgaatatattaaaaacatctaattatatcaaataatttaattagctcatatttttttaatcagaagatatttataaaataacatgaaggagAATTAAGCTTTTGATGATATTTATGTCTATTCAATTGATTTAAGTTTGATTCAATTATATATTTCAATCGAGTTAGAAATGAGCTCGAATAAGACCTGTGGAGCAGATCGAAGGGGGAACGGTCAGCCTCGCTTCCACGGCAAAGCCGCCTGTCACCTGTAGCGATAAGTGGCGAGGGGAGAAGAAGCTGCGAGGGGCGCTCCGATGACGTGCAACCCGTGACAGCGAGATGGAGCTTCGACGCAGAGATCGGTCGGCCAGGGACCTTCTTGACACCCATCTCTATCTCTGGCATCGGGTCTCCTACAGGAGAGGAAGAGTGCAAGTTTTGCCTACAACACTTCAATCAATGCGGCCATGGCTGAAATGAGGGTTGCACGCTTTGTTGCGTTGGTGTGCGACCAAAACTTCGTCACTGGTGCAGCCGAGATCGAAGTCCGCGTCACGAACGTGGCATTCGTGCGGTGGCGGTCACGGGGGTGGTCCCTAAATTTCTCACCACCGCTACCCGTAGGAGACGAACGGCGTTTCCTGGCAGTAAGTGTCGTGTCACGACGCGTGTGGCTTCCCCGTTATCCTTCTTCGCTCTACGACAGACTAGGGCGCTGATTTGGCCTCCGGCCTTCCTTCCTCTCTTCCACGGAAGACGGAAGGATTTCCTGCCTCTTACTCGGTCGCTACATCGATGGCTACGACGACGGCGACggcttcctcctcctctgttGCCTCCATCTCCCGGATCCTCCATAGAGACTGCGGTTCTCAGTCGCGCCCCGCCTTGTACGCCAAGGGCTTCTGCCTTTCGCCATCCCCTGCCCGTTGCAGGCCCCAGCCCCGTCGTGGTACGCGCTCCCCTGTCCCTCTAACTCGGTCTTCTTCTGTCTTGGGCTGCCACCAACATGGTACTCAATGTTTCTTCTGTTTCAAATCGATCGTCCGAGAAGAACAAAAAGCAGTCTTGGTGAGTGGGTCGTCGATGccgaatggaggaagaggaaggagcgaTGCCTCTGCTTGCTCGATGACGTCTGCCATCATCCCGGTTCTGAGGTATGTGCCCTTTAATCTAGCTCACCTTATGAATAATGTGGGTTACAATCAATTTAAGATGCAAAATCAGAACTGAACCATTATTATTTTGCTGCTTCACTGTAGTGTTGTCTACAATCTAGAAATCTGTTTGATGCTGGGTTTCCCTTTTCATTGGGGACTAATATTTCAGGAGCAGACAAGTTTTGTGCAAAGCTGAAGCAAATGTTTCTGGGGATATACTGAATAGTCCTGTGGCTGAAATGAGCCAATACGAGAGGATAATTGAGCTACTTACCACTCTTTTCCCTGTTTGGGTATGATCTAATTGTTCTCTTTAAAACTGCATCAATCTCCTCTCCTGCATTCCTGAGCTTG contains the following coding sequences:
- the LOC135640042 gene encoding molybdate transporter 2-like; translation: MAGDATTDPLLPRAGFRGWCCPRFSVTLPSPAASFRLKTTVWAELGGSVGDLGTYIPIVLALSLVNHLDLGTTLIFTGLYNAITGLLFGVPMPVQPMKSIAAVAISESSAHLSVPQIMAAGLSTAAVLFLLGATGLMSALYRFIPLPVVRGVQLSQGLSFAFSAIKYIRYDQDFAAAKSVGPRPWLGLDGLVVAISALLFIVLVTGSGDDPPLQDPSTPRRHQRGSCVPYSSRIPTALLVFVLGVVLCFARDPSIFGDLKLGPSRIQLVRITWNDWKVGFVRAAIPQIPLSVLNSVIAVCKLSSDLFPSRGHEVSATAVSVSVGLMNMVGCWFGAMPVCHGAGGLAGQYRFGGRSGASVLFLGIGKVVLGLLFGSSFVRLLGAFPIGILGVLLLFSGIELAMASRDMASKEESFVMLVCAAVSLTGSSAALGFGCGILLFLLLRLREVNCRALLPSTNNGDCGGDRC